CGACCGGTCGACCAGCGCCGCGCCCGCGATGACGCGCCCGCCCGCCGCCTCGATCGCCAGAATCGCCTCGCGCGAGCTCAGACCCGTTGTGACGACGTCCTCCATCATCAGCACCGCCTGCCCCTGCTCCAGCCGGAAACCGCGGCGCAGTTCGAACGTGCCGGTCGGCCGCTCGACGAACATCGCGGGCACGCCCAGCGCGCGCGCCATTTCGTGGCCTGCGATCACGCCGCCCATCGCGGGCGAGACGACAGCGCTGATCTGACCACGCAGTTCGGCGGGGATGCGCTGCGCCAATGCCTCGCTCAGCCGCGCGGCCCGGCGCGGGTCCATCAGCACGCGCGCGCATTGCAGGTAGCGCGACGAGCGCAGACCCGACGACAGGACGAAATGCCCTTCCAGCAGCGCGTCGGCGGCACGGAATTCGGCAAGGACGTCGTCGTCGGTCATCGGCTTTCCTCGGCTGCGGCCCTGAAGCTGCGGGCGGTGCGTCGGATCGCGTCCATAGGACCACGCCCGGCAGAGGCCAAGCACCCCCGCGCCGCCTTTTCGCAGCGTTACGCTTGAGACAGGGCTGGCCGCCGCGTATAGGTCGTGACAAAAGGGGCGCGACAGGCGTGCCGACAACGGCCACGCGCCGACCGGAACGACGGGCGATCCGGCCCGAAGGCCGCGACAGGACGAGGGCACTGAACGGGGTGACGACACAGATGCGCAACAGGATCAGGGGGATGGCGCTGGCCGCCGGGCTGGCGCTCGCGGGCCTTGGGGCGATCCCCGCCGGCGCGGCCGCGCCGCAGGCCGCCGCGGGCCCCGGCAACGTTTCGACCATCGCGCCGACGACGGCGAAGGCGGCCGCCCCCGCGGCGCCCGCCTCGCCGGTGCTGGCGATGGACGGCGCGCCGGCGATGACCGCGGCGGCCGACGTCGGCCACCCGATCGACGGCCGCATCGGCCTGCAGCCGCAGGTGACGACGAACGGCCAGTTCGCGCACTGGATGCACGACAGCATCCTGTTGCCGCTCATCTCGATCATCTCGATCTTCGTGCTGCTGCTGCTCGTCTGGGTGGTGATCCGCTATCGCCGCGCGGCCAACCCGATCCCGTCGAAGACCAGCCACAACACCTTCATCGAGGTTTTGTGGACGCTCGCCCCCGTCGTCATCCTGGTGCTGATCGCGATCCCGTCGATCGGCTTGCTCCAGGCGCAGTTCAAGCCGGCGCCCGCGGGCGCGGTGACGCTGAAGGCGATCGGCAACCAATGGTACTGGAGCTACCAATATCCGGACAACGGCGGGTTCGAAGTCACCGCCAACCTGCTGAAGGAAAAGGGCGATCCGACGCTCGCCCCCGGCGCGCGCTATCGCACCGACGCCGACGGCCCGCGCCTGCTCGCGGTCGACAACCGCATCGTGCTGCCCGTCGGCGTGCCGATCCGGCTGATCACCACGTCGCAGGACGTTATCCACAGCTGGGCGGTCCCCGCCTTCTGGATCAAGCTCGACGCGGTGCCCGGCCGCCTCAACGAGACGAGCTTCACGATCAAGCAGCCCGGCCTCTATTTCGGCCAGTGCTCCGAACTGTGCGGCGCGCGCCACGCCTTCATGCCGATCGCGGTCGAGGCGGTGCCTCCGGCCGAGTTCGCCGCCTGGGTGAAGGCGAAGGGCGGCACGATGCCGGGCGCGAAGGCGCCGTCCGACAAGGTGATCCCGCAGCCGGGCGCCGACGGCTCCGCCGCCAAGGCGGCGGAGGCGAAGGCCGCCGACGCCGCCACCGGCCCGGTCGACAATGCGACCGCCGCCGCTCCCACCAAATCGCCCACCACTTCGCAGGGTGCGACCGCCAACGGGGCGGTCGGCAACGCGGGACAGTAAGATGACCGATACCGCACTCCACGCCCCCCACGGCGCCGCGTTCGTCGCGCACGACGACCACGCGCATCACGATGCCGATCACAAGCCCGGCTTCTTCGCGCGCTGGTTCATGTCCACCAACCACAAGGACATCGGCACGCTCTACCTGATCTTCGCGATCGTCGCGGGGATCATCGGCGGCGCGATCTCCGGCCTGATGCGCGCCGAACTCGCCAAGCCCGGCATCCAGTATCTGGTCGGCTGGTCCAACTGGCTGCCCGGCGGCGACGGCGGGCTCGACCATGCGCTGCACCTGTGGAACGTGCTGATCACCGCGCACGGCCTCATCATGGTGTTCTTCATGGTGATGCCCGCGATGATCGGCGGCTTCGGCAACTGGTTCGTGCCGATCATGATCGGCGCGCCGGACATGGCGTTCCCGCGGATGAACAACGTCAGCTTCTGGCTGCTCATCCCGGCGTTCACCTTGCTGCTCGCCTCGCCCTTCTTCGGCGGCGCCGGCACCGGCTGGACGGTCTACGCCCCGCTGTCGACCTATGGCGAGCCCGGACCGTCGGTGGACATGGCGATCCTGTCGCTCCACCTCGCCGGCGCATCGTCGATCCTGGGTGCGATCAACTTCATCACCACCATCTTCAACATGCGCGCGCCGGGCATGACGCTGCACAAGATGCCGCTGTTCGTCTGGTCGGTGCTCGTCACCGCCTTCCTGCTGCTGCTCGCGCTGCCGGTGCTCGCCGCGGCGATCACGATGCTGCTGACCGACCGCAACTTCGGCACGACCTTCTTCGACCCCGCCGGCGGCGGCGACCCGATCCTGTACCAGCATCTGTTCTGGTTCTTCGGCCACCCCGAAGTGTACATCATGATCCTGCCGGGCTTCGGTATCGTCAGCCAGATCATCGCGACGTTCAGCCGCAAGCCCGTCTTCGGCTATCTCGGCATGGCCTATGCCATGGTCGCGATCGGCGTCGTCGGCTTCGTCGTGTGGGCGCACCACATGTTCGTCACCGGCCTCAGCGTGAACGTGAAGATGTACTTCACCGCCGCCACCATGGTGATCGCGGTGCCGACCGGCATCAAGATCTTCAGCTGGATCGCGACGATGTGGGGCGGGTCGCTGACCTTCAAGACCCCTATGGTCTGGGCGATCGGCTTCATCTTCATGTTCACCGTCGGCGGCGTCACCGGCGTCGTGCTCGCCAATGGCGGCATCGACGACTACATGCAGGACACGTACTATGTGGTGGCGCACTTCCACTACGTGCTGTCGCTGGGCGCGGTGTTCGGCCTGTTCGCCGGCTTCTATTATTGGTTCCCGAAGATGTTCGGGAAGATGTACAACGAGTTCCTCGGCCAGCTGCACTTCTGGGTGTTCTTCGTCGGCGTGAACGTGCTGTTCTTCCCGATGCACTTCCTGGGGCTCCAGGGGATGCCGCGCCGCTATCCGGACTATCCGGACGCCTATGCGACGTGGAACGCGCTGGCGACGCACGGCTATGAGATCATGGCCGCCGGCATGGCGATCTTCTTCGTCAACGTCATCTACTCGCTGATCGCCGGGCCGAAGGCGCCGGACAATCCGTGGGGCGAAGGCGCGACGACGCTGGAGTGGACTTTGTCCTCGCCGCCGCCGTACCACCAGTTCGAGACCCTGCCGAAGATCGATTGACGGCGAGGGCCAGCGTCGCAAGCAGGCTTGCGACGCGATGCGAGCGGCAAACCGCTCGCAGGCCCTCGGCCCGGCCGACGCGGCCCCGCCGCGATCGACGTCACGGGATTAACTCCCGTGACGGGCAAACTAAGCAAGACGAAGCCCCGGAGCGTCCCTCCGGGGCTTTGTTGTTAACCCGCCCCTCCAACGCCCCAGCCTCACACGCCGGAGGCGCTTTTCGTCCACCCTACGACCAGTCCGGTCCCTTTTGCGCCAGTCCGAGCGGCGTTCACTTTATTCGGTAACACTTTGAAGGATATGAACCAGCGTATCTTCGATGCGCCGGCGGGTGGGTGCTGGCGTGCGGGGCGGGGACTCGAACATCAATGTTGGACGCACAGGATGCGGGCACGGGCGTGCTCGTCGAAGATGCGAATGCAGCCGGCGTCGCGGGATCGGCCGCGCTATCGGCGAAGACCGCCGCGGCGACCAGCGCCGCTTTGCTCCTCGCCGCATGCGGCGGCGGCAGCGGCGGATCGAGCCCGACGCCTACCGCCTCCACCCCAGTCGTCGTCGCCCCCGCCGCGATCACCACCGCGCAGGCGAGCCGTTTCCTTGCGCAATCGACGATGGGCGCGACGCGCGCCATGATCGACACCGTCGTCAGTCGCCGGTTCGACGGCTGGATCGACGATCAGTTCGCGCTGCCGCGCGCGACGTCGCATTGGGACTGGCTGAACGCCAACGGCTATAACGTCGCCGCCAACATCAACAGCGAAACCGGCTTCGACGCGACGATGTGGCGCCAGCTGATCGCCGAGCCCGACCAGCTGCGCCAGCGCGTCGGCATGGCGCTGCTCGACATGCTCGTCGTCGGCATCGGCGGCGTGAACCTCAACTGGAAACAATTCGCCACCGCGGCCTATGTCGACGTGCTGCTCGACAATGCGTTCGGCAATTATCGCACGCTGATGGACGCGATCACCGCGAATGCGGCGATGGGATCGTTCCTCACCTTCCTCGGCAACCGCAAGGCGAATACGACGACGGGCGCGCAGCCCGACGAGAATTACGCGCGCGAGCTGATGCAATTGTTCACGCTCGGCCTCTACCAGCTCAACATGGACGGCAGCGTCAAGACGGGCGCATCGGGCGCGCCGCTCGAAACCTATACGCAGGCGGACGTCACCGGCCTCGCGCGCGTCTTCACCGGGCTCAGCCTGTCGAGCAGCGACAGCACGACGCCCAATCGCTATCGCGTGCCGCTGGTGATGAACGCCGCGATCAACGAGACGGGCACCGCCACCTTCCTCGGCACGACCACCAGCGGCGGCGGCATGGCCGCGATCAAGGTCGCGCTCGACACGATCTTCGCTCACCCCAACATGCCGCCGTTCGTGTCGAAGCAGCTGATCCAGCGCCTCGTCACCAGCAACCCCTCCCCCGCTTATGTCGGCCGCGTCGCCGCGACCTTCGCCGACAATGGATCGGGCGTGCGCGGCGACATGAAGGCGGTGTTGAAGGCGATCCTGCTCGACACCGAGGCGCGCAGCGACACCGCGCTGACCAGCACGACCGCGGGCAAGTTGCGCGAGCCGGTGATGCGCCTCACCGCCTGGGCACGCGCCTTCGGCGTCACCTCGCCATCGAACGCCTGGGCGATCGGCGACACGTCGAACATGTCGTCCAGATTGGCGCAATCGATGGGCCGCAGCCAGACGGTCTTCAATTTCTTCCGCCCCGGCTACGCCCCGCCCGCGACAGGCATCGCCAGCGCCGGTCTCGTCGCCCCCGAGTTCCAGATCACCAACGAACAGAGCGTCGTCGCCTACGTCAATTACATGCAGGGCTTGGTCCAGAACGGCACCGGCGACGTGAAGGCGGATTACACGGCGATCCTGACCAAAGCGTCGGACAGTGCCGCGCTGGTCGACGAGGTCAATCTGGTGCTCGCCGCCGGGCAACTGAGCGCGACCACCGTGACCGCGATCCGCGCGGCGGTCGACAGCGTCGCGACCACCGCCGCCAACGCCGCGCAGAACCGCGTCAACATCGCGATCCTGCTCACCCTCGCCTCCCCCGAATTCATCACGGTGCGCTGAGCCATGGACCACGACTGCCAAAGCCGCCGCGCCTTCCTGAAGCGCTCCGCCGCACTCGGCGTCGCCGGGGTCGCGACGCCCTTCGTCACCAGTCTCGCCGCGATCGGCGAGGCGGCGGCGGCGACCGCGACCGATTACAAGGCGATGGTCTGCGTCTTCCTGTACGGCGGCAATGATTACGCCAACACGCTGCCGCCCTATGACCAGGCGAGCTACAACCAGTATCTCGCCGCGCGTTCCAACATCGCACTGACCCGCGATTCGCTGGCGAACACGTTGCTGTCGCCCGCCGCGAGCCTGGCGGGCGGGCGCCAATATGCGCTGGCGCCGACGATGGGGTCGTTGATGCCGCTGTTCAACCAGGGCAAGCTCGCGGTCGTGCTCAACGTCGGCACACTCGTGCAGCCGACCACGAAGGCGCAATATCAGGCGAACAGCGTCAGGCTGCCGCCCAAATTGTTCAGCCACAACGACCAGCAAAGCTATTTCCAGGCGTCGAACCCCGAAGGCGCGACGTCGGGGTGGGGCGGCCGGATGGGCGACCTGTTCCAGAGCGGCAACGGCGCCGCGACGCTGACCTGCATTAACACCAGCGGCAATGCGGTCTATCTGACCGGCAAGTCGGCGGTGCAATATTCGGTCGGCACGGGCGGGCCGATCGCGCTCATCAACAACGCGACCAGCCTGTACGGCTCGACCACCGCCGCCGCGACGCTGCGCACGCTGATGACGGGCAGCAACGCCAATTTGTTCGCCAGCGAGCACGCCCGCGTCGCCAAGCGCGCGCTCGACACCTACACGCAGGTCGCCGGCGCGCTGGCGAACGCGCCGGCCAGCGGCTTCTCGTTGTTTCCGACGGGCAACAGCCTTGCCGACCAGCTCAAGATGGTGGCGCGGATGATCTCCGTCAGTTCCGAACTGGGCGCGAAGCGGCAGGTGTTCTTCGTATCGATCGGCGGCTTCGACCTGCACGACAATCTCGTCGCGCAACATCCCGGCCTGATCGGCAAGGTCGCCGACGCGATGCGCGCCTTCTACGACACCACCGTCGCGCTCGGCGTCGCGGACAAGGTGACGAGCTTCACCGCCTCCGACTTCGGCCGCACGCTCCAGTCCAACGACGACGGCTCCGACCACGGCTGGGGCAGCCACCATTTCGTCATGGGCGGCGCGGTGAAGGGCCAGCGTTTCTACGGCACGCCGCCCGCGATCGGCAACGGTACCGCCGACGACGTCGGCCAGGGGCGGCTGCTGCCGACGATCTCGGTCGACCAATATGCCGCGACGCTCGCCAGCTGGTTCGGCATCGCCAACGGCGACCTCACCACGGTGCTGCCCAACATGGGCAATTACAACCCGAGCAGCTGGAATCTGGGCTTCGTGTGACCTCCTCAGTCCTCCCCGCTTCGCGGGGAGGGGGACCGCCAGCCGAAGGCTGGTGGTGGAGGGGCAGTCCAGCAGCGCTATCCCGCGTGGCTGCCCCTCCACCACTCGCTGCGCGAGCGGTCCCGCTCCCCTGCAAGGCAGGGGAGGATTGGCAGTCTCACCCCATCAACACCGCGCGATACGCCGCGAAGCAGCGTTCGCCGCATTTCAGGCGGATCAGCGCGCCTTCCGCCATCGCGGTGGCGCGGCGCGGGTCTTGCGCGACGGCGGGGCGGATCGCCTCGCGGTTCCAGTCTTCGGAATGCTTGACGTCGAGCACCGCATGGAGGTCGAAATAACGGCGCTCCTTCGTCGTGAAGCCCAGCCGCTTGAGGCCCCGCGCCGTCGCCGCCGACCGATCGGGTGCGGTCAGTTCGATCACGCCGAGCGCGCCGACCGACTGCCACGCATAGCGCCGGCTCGTCGCCATCGCGGTCATCGCATTGGCGAGCGCCAGGCTCTGCCACAAGGTGTTCTCGATGACGGGGTCGACCTTCAACGTCTCGACCAGCGCATCGAGCATCGGCCCGTGCATGCCCGCCGCCTGTCCGCGCCCCATCTCGTCCCAGTAATTGCGCGCGAGTTCGAGCTTGGGCAATTTGGGCAGCTTCACCTGCGTCATCGCGACGAGATCGTCGAACCCGGCCTCGCCCGCCGCCTCCTGTTCGAAGAACCAGCGGATCTGGTCGAGCGTCGCCTGCTCTGCGAGCCACGGGAAGAGCGGATCGTGCTGCCCCGGCCCGCTCGCCTTCAGTTCCTCGAACCAGGCGACGAAGCCGTCGACGTCGGTCGGCGCCGCCGCCGCTTCGGGCGCCACCTCGTCGCGCAATTCCTCCAGGAATCCGCCCTCCAGCCGCTGCATACGCACGTCGCGGTCGAGCGTGCGTTGCCAATCCGCATGCGGAAAGCCCGGCTCCAGCCGTTCGCGGTTCCAGTGCGCCAGCCCGCGCTGGAAACTGTCGGTCAGAAACTGCGACGCGCGTTGCGGCGCGTCGGCGATACGTGTGGCCATTGGAAAAAACCTCTCCCGATCTGCCCGGCCAACCCATTGATTTCGGGAACGTTCCGCCGCGGTCAGGGCGCCTTGACCTCGATCAGTACGTTCGTCGCGAAGGCCGCGCTCCACCCTTCCCCCGCCCCGCGCGCACGCGTATAGCGCGGCGATGACGACGGCCGAGACGCCTCTCCTGATCCCCGCCGACTGGCGCGATTTCCTGGCGCTGACCAAGCCGCGCGTGATGACGCTCGTCGTCTTTACCGGCCTGTGCGGCATGCTCGCGGCGCCGGTGCCGATCCATCCGGTACTGGGCTTCACCGCGATCTTGTGCATCGCGCTCGGCGCGGGCGCGGCGGGCGCGCTCAACCAATGGTATGAGGCGGACCTCGACGCGATCATGCGCCGCACGCAGCAGCGGCCGCTGCCCGCGGGCCGCATGGATCGCCAGTCGGCGCTGCACTTCGGCGTCGGGCTCGCCGCCTTTTCGGTCATCCTGATGGGTTTTGCGGTCAACCTCGCCGCCGCCGCGATCCTGACCGTGTCGATCCTGTTCTACGTCCTCGTCTACACCGTCTGGCTGAAGCGGCGCACGCCGCAGAACATCGTCATCGGCGGCGCGGCGGGCGCCTTCCCACCGCTGATCGGCTGGGCCGCCGCGACCGGCGACGTCGCGCTGCTACCGGTGCTGCTGTTCGGCCTCGTCTTCCTGTGGACGCCGCCGCATTTCTGGGCGCTCGCGCTGTTCGTGAAGACCGATTACGAGCAGGCCGGCGTGCCGATGCTGCCCGTCGTCGCGGGCGAGCGCGTGACGCGGCACCAGATCGGGCTGTACACCATCCCGATGGCGCTCGCCGCCGTCGCGCCCTGGCCGCTCGGGCTGACCGGCCCGGTCTATGGCATCGTCGCCAGCGTCATGACCGCGGTCTTCGCGCTGCTGGCGCTGCGCGTCGCGACCCGGCATACCGGCGCGAACGACCCGATGAAGCCGGAGAAGCGCTTGTTCAGCTATTCGATCCTCTATTTGTTCGTGGTGTTCGGCGCGCTGGTCGTCGATCGCTGGGTGATGGCATGACCCCCGACGAACAGGACCTGATCCGCCACCGGCAGAAGTCGCGGGCGCGTGTGATGGCGCTGCTGCTCGGCGCGTTCGTCATCCTCGTCTTCGCGATCGCGCTGACCAAGATCCGCCAGGGCTTGGTATGAGCGGAACGGGTGCGTCCGGAGGGGCGGACCCGTCCCGCCGCCAGCTGCGCACCGCGCTGCTCGCGGTGCTCGGCATCTGCCTGATGACCGGGCTCGCCTGGGCCAGCGTGCCGCTCTACCGCCTCTTCTGCCAGGTCACCGGGCTGAACGGCACGACGCAGCGCGGCCTCGCAGCGCCCGGCGCGGTCGACCACAAGATCCGCATTGATTTCGACACCAACGTCGCCCCGCACATGCCGTGGCGCTTTCGCCCGGAGAACCCGTCCGACACCGTCGACGTCGGTGCGCGCGACATGGCGTTCTTCCTTGCGACGAACACCAGCGACCATCCGATCACCGGCACCGCGACGTTCAACGTCACGCCGGCGCAGGCGGGCAAATATTTCACGAAAATCCAATGCTTCTGCTTCACGCAGCAGACGCTGCAACCCGGCGAGACGGCGCGCATGCCCGTCATCTTCTTCGTCGATCCGAAAATCCTCAAGGACCCGGACGCCGCCGACGTCGAAACGATCACGCTCTCCTATACGTTTTACCCGGTAGATTCCGGCAAGACGCCAAGCTAGGGTCGCGCTCGAGAGGGTATAACAGGGACACGCAAGATGGCCGGCGCCAAGAATCACGATTATCACATCCTGCCGCCCAGCATCTGGCCGCTGTTCGGCTCGCTGTCCGCGCTCGTCATGGCGTCGGGCGCGATCATGTGGATGCACGGCGGCCATCTGGCGGCGGACAAGGCGAACGGCGGCGGCTGGATCTTCTTCGCCGGCCTCGCGGGCGTGCTGTTCACCATGTACAGCTGGTGGGCGGACGTGGTGCGCGAGGCGCATCACGGCGACCATACGCCCGTCGTCCAGCTGCATTTCCGTTACGGCATGATCCTGTTCATCGCGTCGGAAGTGATGTTCTTCGTCGGCTGGTTCTGGGCGTTCTTCGATTTTTCGCTGTTCCCGACCGCGATGAGCTTCGTCAACGGCCAGGTCGAGCGCGCGACCGAAGGTGCCGCGGCGATCGCGGCGCAATGGCCGCCCAAGGGGCTGGAGGTCATCAATGCCTTCGAATTCCCGCTGCTCAACACGCTGATCCTGCTGACCAGCGGCACCACCGTCACCTGGGCGCACCACGCGCTGATCCACAACCAGCGCGGCGGCGAGAAGACCGGCCTGTGGGGCATGCTCGGCGTCGGCAATCGCGACGGCGTCCTCAAGGGGCTGTGGCTGACGATCGTGCTCGGCCTGATCTTCAGCAGCATCCAGGCGTATGAGTACATCCACGCGCCCTTCCCCTTCAAGGGGCTGAACTATGGCGCGTCCTTCTTCATGGCGACGGGCTTCCACGGCTTTCACGTCATCATCGGCACGATCTTCCTGATCGTCTGCCTGATCCGCGCCTACAAGGGCGACTTCACGCCGCGCCAGCATTTCGGCTTCGAAGCCGCAGCCTGGTACTGGCATTTCGTCGACGTCGTCTGGCTGTTCCTGTTCGTCACCATCTACGTCTGGGGTGGCTGGGGCGCGCCGGTCCACGGCGGCTGATCCTGGCGGCGGGTGACGATCCGGTGGACGATCCGTCACCCCCGCCCACTACGGCGCCCGCTACGGCGCCGAGCGCGACGCGCGCCGTGCTGGAAGCTGGCGTCAAGGGGCTGTGCCCGCGCTGCGGCAAACCCGCGATCTTCGATGGCTGGATCCGTTTCGCGCCCGCCTGCCGCGCCTGCGGCCTCGACCTGACGCAGTTCAACGTCGGCGACGGCCCCGCCGCCTTCCTCACCCTCATCCTCGGCACGATCGTCGTCGCGATGGCGATCGTCGTCGAACTGAAGCTGCACCCGCCCCTGTGGCTGCACATGCTGATCTGGATTCCGGTGACGCTCGCCGGCGTGATCTGGAGCCTGCGCCTCGCCAAGGGCGCGCTGCTCGCCGCCGAATATCGCAACGCCGCGCGCGAGGGGCGGATCCACACCCAAACCCGGGAATGACCGCCGTGAAGCGCCTGCCCGTCCTCCCGACGATGCCCCTCATCCCGACGATGATCGTCGCGCTCGCCGTCGCGGCGATGATCGGCCTCGGCCTCTGGCAATTGCTCGACCGCTGGCCGAAGAAGGAGGCGTATCTGGCGCAGCTGGCGCAGAACCCCGCCAGGCCCCCCATCGCCTTCCCGCGCCTGCCCGACGACACGTTGCTGTTCCGCCGCACCAGCGCGATGTGCCTCCAGCCCGTCGGCGAGCGGCTCGTGGGCGCGGGGGCCGCCGGCTATCGCGTCATCGCATCGTGCCGCACCGGCGCGGAAGGGCCCGGCGTCCTCGTCCAGCTCGGTACCACGCGCGATCCGAAATTCCATAGCGACTGGCGCGGCGGCATGGTGAAGGGCTTCATCAGCCACGCCCCCGACCCGCGCCCGCTCCTCGCGACGCTGTTCGACCATCGGCCGCAGGACATGCTGCTCGTCGCCGACACGCCGCCGCCTGGCCTCGCCGCCAACGGCAAGCCGGACCTCGCGAGCGTCCCCAACAACCACCTGTCCTACGCGGTACAGTGGTTCTTCTTCGCCGCCATCGCCGCGGTGATCTACGCGCTGGCGCTCCGCCGACGGCGGTAGAAGGCGATCGATACCCGACCGTAATCGTCACACCGCCAGCCACCGCCGACACGATCCGCGCCTTCGAACGGGCGAGCCGGCGGCGTTGTCATCCCGCCGCCTGATCCCTCACGGCGGCAGGCATCAGGGAACACGCACGCGCGCGGCCCGCGCTGTCCTACATCCGCCCGCCATGCTATGGACACGCCATGCCCAGCTTCTGCCGCGCCGCTCCCGTGTCTTCGGGGATCGGGCCGGCGTGCGTTTTCGACAACGACGTACCGTCCACTTCGTCCACTTCCGCACCCCCGAATCGGCAGGTCGACGCCCGTCCGTCGCCACCGACCGGCGATGGCGCGGCCGCATTGCCGCCAAGAAATCCCGGCGTTGCCCCCCGGCGCCCGCGCCGCTACCCAGCCGCGATGCGCTATGTCAGCACCCGCGGGGCCGCG
This portion of the Sphingomonas sp. FARSPH genome encodes:
- the pyrE gene encoding orotate phosphoribosyltransferase, with the translated sequence MTDDDVLAEFRAADALLEGHFVLSSGLRSSRYLQCARVLMDPRRAARLSEALAQRIPAELRGQISAVVSPAMGGVIAGHEMARALGVPAMFVERPTGTFELRRGFRLEQGQAVLMMEDVVTTGLSSREAILAIEAAGGRVIAGAALVDRSNGSADIGVPFFPLIRLDVPTYAADALPPDLAAIPAIKPGSRAA
- the coxB gene encoding cytochrome c oxidase subunit II; translated protein: MALAAGLALAGLGAIPAGAAAPQAAAGPGNVSTIAPTTAKAAAPAAPASPVLAMDGAPAMTAAADVGHPIDGRIGLQPQVTTNGQFAHWMHDSILLPLISIISIFVLLLLVWVVIRYRRAANPIPSKTSHNTFIEVLWTLAPVVILVLIAIPSIGLLQAQFKPAPAGAVTLKAIGNQWYWSYQYPDNGGFEVTANLLKEKGDPTLAPGARYRTDADGPRLLAVDNRIVLPVGVPIRLITTSQDVIHSWAVPAFWIKLDAVPGRLNETSFTIKQPGLYFGQCSELCGARHAFMPIAVEAVPPAEFAAWVKAKGGTMPGAKAPSDKVIPQPGADGSAAKAAEAKAADAATGPVDNATAAAPTKSPTTSQGATANGAVGNAGQ
- the ctaD gene encoding cytochrome c oxidase subunit I; protein product: MTDTALHAPHGAAFVAHDDHAHHDADHKPGFFARWFMSTNHKDIGTLYLIFAIVAGIIGGAISGLMRAELAKPGIQYLVGWSNWLPGGDGGLDHALHLWNVLITAHGLIMVFFMVMPAMIGGFGNWFVPIMIGAPDMAFPRMNNVSFWLLIPAFTLLLASPFFGGAGTGWTVYAPLSTYGEPGPSVDMAILSLHLAGASSILGAINFITTIFNMRAPGMTLHKMPLFVWSVLVTAFLLLLALPVLAAAITMLLTDRNFGTTFFDPAGGGDPILYQHLFWFFGHPEVYIMILPGFGIVSQIIATFSRKPVFGYLGMAYAMVAIGVVGFVVWAHHMFVTGLSVNVKMYFTAATMVIAVPTGIKIFSWIATMWGGSLTFKTPMVWAIGFIFMFTVGGVTGVVLANGGIDDYMQDTYYVVAHFHYVLSLGAVFGLFAGFYYWFPKMFGKMYNEFLGQLHFWVFFVGVNVLFFPMHFLGLQGMPRRYPDYPDAYATWNALATHGYEIMAAGMAIFFVNVIYSLIAGPKAPDNPWGEGATTLEWTLSSPPPYHQFETLPKID
- a CDS encoding DUF1800 domain-containing protein encodes the protein MLDAQDAGTGVLVEDANAAGVAGSAALSAKTAAATSAALLLAACGGGSGGSSPTPTASTPVVVAPAAITTAQASRFLAQSTMGATRAMIDTVVSRRFDGWIDDQFALPRATSHWDWLNANGYNVAANINSETGFDATMWRQLIAEPDQLRQRVGMALLDMLVVGIGGVNLNWKQFATAAYVDVLLDNAFGNYRTLMDAITANAAMGSFLTFLGNRKANTTTGAQPDENYARELMQLFTLGLYQLNMDGSVKTGASGAPLETYTQADVTGLARVFTGLSLSSSDSTTPNRYRVPLVMNAAINETGTATFLGTTTSGGGMAAIKVALDTIFAHPNMPPFVSKQLIQRLVTSNPSPAYVGRVAATFADNGSGVRGDMKAVLKAILLDTEARSDTALTSTTAGKLREPVMRLTAWARAFGVTSPSNAWAIGDTSNMSSRLAQSMGRSQTVFNFFRPGYAPPATGIASAGLVAPEFQITNEQSVVAYVNYMQGLVQNGTGDVKADYTAILTKASDSAALVDEVNLVLAAGQLSATTVTAIRAAVDSVATTAANAAQNRVNIAILLTLASPEFITVR
- a CDS encoding DUF1501 domain-containing protein, whose translation is MDHDCQSRRAFLKRSAALGVAGVATPFVTSLAAIGEAAAATATDYKAMVCVFLYGGNDYANTLPPYDQASYNQYLAARSNIALTRDSLANTLLSPAASLAGGRQYALAPTMGSLMPLFNQGKLAVVLNVGTLVQPTTKAQYQANSVRLPPKLFSHNDQQSYFQASNPEGATSGWGGRMGDLFQSGNGAATLTCINTSGNAVYLTGKSAVQYSVGTGGPIALINNATSLYGSTTAAATLRTLMTGSNANLFASEHARVAKRALDTYTQVAGALANAPASGFSLFPTGNSLADQLKMVARMISVSSELGAKRQVFFVSIGGFDLHDNLVAQHPGLIGKVADAMRAFYDTTVALGVADKVTSFTASDFGRTLQSNDDGSDHGWGSHHFVMGGAVKGQRFYGTPPAIGNGTADDVGQGRLLPTISVDQYAATLASWFGIANGDLTTVLPNMGNYNPSSWNLGFV
- a CDS encoding iron-containing redox enzyme family protein; the encoded protein is MATRIADAPQRASQFLTDSFQRGLAHWNRERLEPGFPHADWQRTLDRDVRMQRLEGGFLEELRDEVAPEAAAAPTDVDGFVAWFEELKASGPGQHDPLFPWLAEQATLDQIRWFFEQEAAGEAGFDDLVAMTQVKLPKLPKLELARNYWDEMGRGQAAGMHGPMLDALVETLKVDPVIENTLWQSLALANAMTAMATSRRYAWQSVGALGVIELTAPDRSAATARGLKRLGFTTKERRYFDLHAVLDVKHSEDWNREAIRPAVAQDPRRATAMAEGALIRLKCGERCFAAYRAVLMG
- a CDS encoding heme o synthase, giving the protein MTTAETPLLIPADWRDFLALTKPRVMTLVVFTGLCGMLAAPVPIHPVLGFTAILCIALGAGAAGALNQWYEADLDAIMRRTQQRPLPAGRMDRQSALHFGVGLAAFSVILMGFAVNLAAAAILTVSILFYVLVYTVWLKRRTPQNIVIGGAAGAFPPLIGWAAATGDVALLPVLLFGLVFLWTPPHFWALALFVKTDYEQAGVPMLPVVAGERVTRHQIGLYTIPMALAAVAPWPLGLTGPVYGIVASVMTAVFALLALRVATRHTGANDPMKPEKRLFSYSILYLFVVFGALVVDRWVMA
- a CDS encoding cytochrome c oxidase assembly protein, encoding MSGTGASGGADPSRRQLRTALLAVLGICLMTGLAWASVPLYRLFCQVTGLNGTTQRGLAAPGAVDHKIRIDFDTNVAPHMPWRFRPENPSDTVDVGARDMAFFLATNTSDHPITGTATFNVTPAQAGKYFTKIQCFCFTQQTLQPGETARMPVIFFVDPKILKDPDAADVETITLSYTFYPVDSGKTPS